A part of Strix aluco isolate bStrAlu1 chromosome 21, bStrAlu1.hap1, whole genome shotgun sequence genomic DNA contains:
- the LOC141933143 gene encoding glutamine-rich protein 2-like has translation MERLNERMQETLSRVMGQEQGWHQVQRQLSEEMDSKLDRLELGPFRQQLEGHWRSILEQLKEKEPLTEADDAAGMKKQLLAHFHCLSCDRPLSMLVPGPLIVAIPYMPPLPPHLARRSHTVVELEQTRQHSHRERVAECRYPRVPRLCGGRHTLTHPLQRCPHPQPHPPSAPRPLQPRTLLPIKHDETELLGQDGHIYRGRRGRQLPVLVGKEDFPRAKPKLSPRQWDARDTSRLLSRPQSTASSLSQPGIPTSPEHRPASSHGRLSQARGLLLPPQPSWDGSSTPEARQDWGSPTEPPPPRPPSRRASISGQQQ, from the exons ATGGAGCGGCTGAATGAGAGGATGCAGGAGACGCTGAGCCGGGTGATGGgacaggagcagggctggcaccaggTCCAGCGGCAGCTCAGTGAAGAGATGGACTCCAAG CTGGACCGCCTGGAGCTGGGGCCTTtccggcagcagctggaggggcaCTGGAGGAGCATCCTGGAGCAGCTCAAGGAGAAGGAGCCGCTGACGGAGGCtgacgatgcagctgggatgAAGAA gcagctgctggcccatTTTCACTGCCTGTCCTGCGACCGGCCCCTCAGCATGCTGGTGCCTGGCCC gctcaTCGTGGCCATCCCGTACATGCCAccgctccccccccaccttgcCAGGCGCTCCCATACTGTCGTGGAGCTGGAGCAAACACggcagcacagccacag GGAGCGGGTGGCCGAGTGCAGGTACCCCCGCGTGCCACGGCTCTGCGGGGGCCGGCACACCCTCACCCACCCGCTGcagcgctgcccgcacccccagccccacccacCCAGCGCCCCGCGGCCGCTCCAGCCCCGCACCCTGCTCCCCATCAAG cacgaCGAGACGGAGCTGTTGGGCCAGGATGGCCACATCTACAGGGGCCGgcggggcaggcagctgcctgtgctcgtGGGCAAGGAGG acTTCCCCAGGGCCAAGCCCAAGCTGTCCCCGAGGCAGTGGGATGCGAGGGACACCAGCCGCCTGCTCTCCCGGCCCCAGAGCACTGCGTCCTCGCTCAGCCAGCCAG GCATCCCCACCTCGCCAGAGCACAGGCCAGCCTCCTCCCACGGCCGCCTCTCCCAGGCAcgggggctcctcctgcccccccagccctcgTGGGACGGATCCAGCACCCCGGAAGCCAGGCAGGACTGGGGGTCCCCGACTGAACCCCCACCACCCCGGCCACCGAGCAGGCGAGCAAGCATCTCTGGCCAGCAGCAATAA
- the UBALD2 gene encoding UBA-like domain-containing protein 2, which yields MSVNMEELRHQVMINQFVLAAGCAADQAKQLLQAAHWQFETALSTFFQETNIPSSHHPPQMMCTPSNTPATPPNFPDALAMFSKLRTSESLQSSNSPITSMACSPPGSFSPFWASSPPSHQPAWLPPSSPTAHGLHHHLHHPQPAWPPAPPPAAPPQKAVATMDGQR from the exons aTGTCGGTGAACATGGAGGAGCTGCGGCACCAGGTGATGATCAACCAGTTCGTGCTGGCGGCCGGCTGCGCCGCCGACCAGgccaagcagctgctgcaggcgGCCCACTGGCAGTTCGAG ACGGCCCTGAGCACCTTCTTCCAGGAGACCAACATTCCCAGcagccaccaccccccccagATG ATGTGCACCCCCAGCAACACGCCGGCCACACCGCCCAACTTCCCGGACGCTCTGGCCATGTTCTCCAAGCTGCGGACCTCcgagagcctgcagagcagcaaCAGCCCCATCACCTCCATGGCCTGCTCCCCCCCCGGGAGCTTCAGCCCCTTCTGGGCCTCCTCACCCCCCAGCCACCAGCCTGCCTGGTTGCCCCCCTCCTCGCCCACTGCCCACGGCCtccaccaccacctgcaccaCCCGCAGCCTGCCtggccccctgcccccccacccgcTGCCCCCCCACAGAAAGCCGTGGCCACCATGGATGGCCAGAGATAA
- the LOC141932994 gene encoding glutamine-rich protein 2-like, producing MDSRLSGTEKVPAEAIPDALGTHMDVTSPKEGGKALPSTQLAWAGHPAVRTLSPTAQGLEIPLDTDPRATSPMQEPPVPWGSSGSSSVSDRCAETVEALRQIGQLSHLCASLKEQVAQLEATKSDHAELEKLRLLFSEGDKESIASILADLQGRVSSLQGLTCDLQGENGKIRQLEDALGKLEVAGANWKGDVSDQITLQLASTLQEMRCKLKELEEPQEMTKATLERLVAKTADELQEQLGEPRAMVASTGQEQAEAQAACPVCSTDISKQAGQLLQRYEKLQEVVDDFTSRQAVGNVVRQLPGRSQVGRCQHGGLGRGLPAPPQPCESRQNRPGRQSESHPV from the exons ATGGACTCCAGGCTTTCTGGCACTGAGAAAGTCCCTGCTGAAGCTATCCCTGATGCTCTGGGGACACATATGGATGTCACAAGTCCCAAGGAGGGAGGCAAGGCTTTACCCAGCACACAGCTTGCCTGGGCAGGCCACCCGGCAGTGAGGACCCTCTCGCCGACAGCCCAGGGGTTAGAGATCCCCCTTGACACTGATCCCAGGGCCACATCCCCTATGCAAGAGCCGCCCGTGCCCTGGGGATCCTCAGGCTCCAGCAGTGTCTCCGACCGCTGCGCAGAGACGGTGGAGGCTCTCCGCCAGAtcgggcagctcagccacctctgtgccagcctgaaggagcaggtggcccagctggaagccacCAAGTCAGACCACGCCGAGCTTGAGAAGCTGCGCCTGCTCTTCTCAGAGGGAG ACAAGGAGAGCATCGCCAGCATCCTGGCCGACCTCCAGGGCCGGGTGTCCTCGCTGCAGGGCCTGACCTGTGACCTGCAGGGCGAgaatgggaag atcAGGCAGCTGGAAGATGCCCTCGGAAAGCTGGAGGTAGCTGGAGCCAACTGGAAAGGGGATGTCAGCGACCAGATCACCCTGCAACTGGC GTCCACGCTGCAGGAGATGAGGTgtaagctgaaggagctggaagagccGCAGGAGATGACCAAGGCCACGCTGGAGCGGTTGGTGGCCAAGACGGCTgacgagctgcaggagcag ctgggcgaGCCGAGGGCGATGGTGgcgagcacagggcaggagcaggcagaggcgcAGGCAGCGTGCCCCGTCTGCAGCACGGACATCAGCAAGCAGGCGGGGCAGCTCCTCCAGCGCTACGAGAAGCTCCAGGAGGTGGTGGACGATTTCACGTCGCGGCAGGCAGTGGGCAACGTGGTAaggcagctgccagggaggagcCAGGTAGGGAGATGCCAGCATGGGGGGCTTGGGAGGGGGttgccagcacccccccagccaTGTG aaagcagacaaaaccgcCCTGGCCGGCAAAGTGAGTCGCACCCAGTTTGA